AAAGACGGCCAGCCTTGTTATGTATCGTATGGACAAACCCTTTTATAGCTTATTTTATATAAACGATTATGTCCATCCATCTACTTATCATTTCCTCCTATTACCAAACTGGAGATGAACGTGGTAAGAATACGACGGGACACCCGACGAAGCTTACCACCGTTCCCCCTTATAGAAACATACCCGCTATGCTTGCTGATAGAAAGTTAGCTAGAGTCGCCGCCACGACAGCCCGGAGACCCAGCCTCGCAACATCTTTGCGTCTGTCCGGAGCGAGACCGCCCAAGGCCCCTATCTGTACCCCGATTCCGGAAAGGCTGCCGAACCCTGTCAACGCAAACGTCGTTACAATCTCTGCTTTCTCACTCAACTGTTCCTTGACTTCCCCGAGACTGGTGAATGCGACAAATTCATTGGCGACTAGTTTCTGCCCGATGAAGCTTGCAGAACGGACCGCCTCCTCCCAAGGCACCCCAATTACGAATGCCATCGGTGCAAAAAGATAGCCAAGAAGCTTCTCAATCGTAATGGAAATACCGAAAAAGCCGCCGACATATCCGATGATCCCGTTCATCAGTGCAAGGATAGCAATAAAGGAAAGTAAGATAGCCCCTATATTCAAGACAAGCTTTAAACCTGCTGTTGCACCGTTCGCAATCGCATCGAAAACGTTCGCTGAATCATCATCCTCCGGCTCCACTACTTCTGCTGTTTCTACTCTGTCCTCCGTCTCGGGGACGATGATTTTGGCGAGAACCAATGCAGCTGGTGCTGCCATGAAAGAGGCTGCCAAAAGATAATCAGCACGAATTCCGAGCAGCGTATATCCAACAAGCGTTGAGCCTGCGATGGAGGTGAACCCGCCGGTCATGACTGCAAAAAGCTCTGACTTCGACATAAAAGAGATGAACGGACGGATTAGCAAAGGTGCTTCCGTCTGTCCTACAAAGATATTTCCAGCTGCATTGATGCTTTCGACTTTCGTTGTCCCAAGCAGCTTCGAGAGCATGCCGCCGATCCATTTAATGACCACTTGCATGACCCCCAGGTGGTAAAGAACAGCAATCAAAGAACTGAAGAAAATGACGGTCGGAAGGACTTGGAAAGCAAACATCGTTCCCATGCCCTCATGATCGATAAGCGGGCCGTAAAGGAAGGAAATCCCTTCTGTTGTATAATCGATCAACGTGCTTATACCAGTGGACATGGCGTCAAGGACCGCACGGCCCCCACTGGTCTGAAAGACAAGAAATGCGAAGAATAGCTGCAGGGAGATGCCGACACCGACGGTTCTCCAATTAATGAGGCGTCTGTTTGTAGACAGAAGCACCGCTAATGCTACTACCGTCAGCATGCCCCCGATTCCCCATAAGATTTGATTCATGATGTTTCCCACTCCTTCTATGGTGTGTACGTGCCTTTTGCAAAAATACCATCATATCATTAGAAGAAGTAGTTTTCCAAGAGGGGAATGAAAAAAGCATGCTCCAATAGGAACATGCCTTTGTTTATCCTTGCCGGGCAAGGTCTGTTATGTAATGGAAGAATGGATCACGATCCACTTCATAAACGAGAGAGACGTCTCTTCCATCCTCCGCAATCTCTGTTTTCCCCTGACTGGCTCCGGACTCGATGACAATGCTTTTCACAACCTTCTTCTTGACTAAATCAGGCTTTCCAACGGTCGCTGTCGTAAGTACGTCCCAAAGGAAATACGTTGAATTCGTCTGGAAGTGGACAAGCGGGGGAACCATCGCATAGCATTGACCCAGAAAGTCGATACCGATATCCTCTCGTTTGGAAGCCCAATCCTGTCGAACTTCCGGCGTCAGAGGAACCATATTTGTACTTTCAAGCGCAACTAAATCAATGGGAATGGAACTTTCCCAAACGCGGGCGGCCGCCTCCGGATCCCAGTAAGCATTCCATTCCGCCGTTCCATCATGTTCCGGTTCTTCCACATTACCTTCCTCTAGAAACGTCCCGCCCATCCAGACTAACCTTTCTATGTTGGATTCGATTTCAGGAGACAACTGTAAGGCTCTTGCAAGATCCGTCAACGGTCCAATGAATACGAGCGTCACCGGCTCATTGCTCTCTGTCACCTTATCGACCAAATGCTCATGAGCAGGGACACCCACAGGCTCCGACTGCCTATCCGGATACTCGTTTAATAACGGTAGGGCATCTACGTAAAAAGCGTGCATCCGCCAATCCTTCGGAAAAGGATTTTTCCCGCGTGAATTGGAAGCAGCAACCTCGACCTCTTTCCCTTTTCCAAATCGGCCGATGATTTTTCTGCTTGCATAAACGGCTGGTTCCAGGTAACAATCTGCCGGAATGACTCCGACTCCAAGAAGATCCACTTCTTCCATCTGTAAAAGTAAAAACAACGACACCAAATCATCCACGCCGCCGTCATGATTTAAATAGACAGGCTTTCCCATTGACTCTCTCCCCTTCTTCTACAACAAATTTGCATCCTACCTGCTTATTCTATCAAAGGTCAGAAGGGAAAGCGAACCATTGTCAAACGACTCGGAATTCTCTGTTTAAGTGGAAAAAAGTTCGCCTTCCAACGCTTGTATGTAGCGATCAGCGGACCGTTGTACGACTGCATCCGCGTCTTTCCTTACGGTCTTATGAAAAGCGTTATATAGACGAGTGAACCTCTTTCCTTCGATTCTATCCACCATATGTCTCACTATCTCTGCAGGCAGAGGAATCAAATTAGGATAACTGTACATGAAGCTGACCCAGTTTGTATCTTGGACGACTTGAATGATGTCGCCGGAAAGAAGGACCCCGTCCCCTTCCAATCCGTGCTCCCAGTGCAGAACGGCTCCTCCTTTGAAATGACCGCCCAGCCGGTGAAGCGTAACTCCCGGCTGTAAAGAGTACACTTCGCCCTCCCATAATTGAATGGCATCACCAGGTTCCATCACCCAGTCAGCATCATCGGCATGAATGTAAATCGGAGCCTTGAACGCTTCTGCCCAGTCTAATTGGCGGGAATAATAGTGAGGGTGAGATAAAGCGATCGCACCCACCCCGCCAAGGGCGTCTATCTGCTCGATCGTCGCTTCATCCAAGTAGGTGATACAATCCCACAAGACATTATACTCTTTACCCAAGACGAGGTAAGACGTCTGTCCAATACCGAATGACGGAGCCGTCGTAATGCTGTAAAGTCCTTTTTCCACCTGCTTTATCTCATTACGGAAGACTCCGCCGCCCACCATGTCTTTATGCGTCGTCCATTGCTGTCCATCCGGATGGACATACTGCCTCTCCTCCAAACAAATCGGACAATATTCGGGCTCTTCTTTCTGTTCCGGATACTGAACCCCGCAAGTAATACAAACAAATTTACTCATGCTCCCCCTCCTGTTCAACCATATTTTACCTTTATTAAACAGAAGTGTCTATTCAACTTTCTATGAAGAAAAAAAAAGAACCGGCCGCTTTCCTCACGACTGGTTCTTTGCAGCTTTATTCCGCTGTCTTTTGTTTGTATATACGGATGACTTCCTGAGCAACGGCATGGTCTTCCTCTAAGCCGCTCACTTCTTCTAAAACAGCCGCTACCCCTTTGTCACGAATCATATTCTGCATTTCCACCGCTTCTGCATCCTCCGGATAGTCAAACTGGAGCGCTGCTGCAATGGCTTCTGCAATCATGGTATAGGACAACCCAGCTTCCTCCGCACGGACAGCGGGCCGGATCAATCGGTCAGCCGGTCCTAATTTTCGAATAGGTGCTCTTCCTACACGGGTTACCTGATCATTCAAATAAGAATTTTGGAAACGTTCAATATTCTTTTCTATATAGGCTTCATGTGCCTGTTCTTCCAACCCGTATCGATGTATGAGATAGGCTCCCGTTTCTTTCAACGTAGCATGGACCTGTTGTTTGATAGCCTCGTCAAGGAGAGTTTCATGAATCGTTGCTTTATCCGAGAGATAACCGAGATAGGCGATAACCGCATGTCCGGTATTCACAGTGAAAAGCTTCCGCTCAATGAAAGGATCGAGTTCGTCGACGATGGTCATTCCTTCCACAGAAGGAATGGATGCTGGAGCTTCTACCACCCACTCATAATAAGGTTCAACTAGGACATCAAGAGAGCTTTGGTCCTGAATCGGTACAATCCGATCCACGGCGGAATTGAAGAAGTACACCTGTCCTTTAAGACTTGCCTTCTCCTCCTCGTCCAGCTGTTCTAGAATGTGGCGTTTCAAGATATCCGTCGCACCGATCTGGTTCTCACACGCAATGATATACAGCTTCTCATCCGACTCCTTCGTCCGCTCGACAATTCCTTTGGCAATGAGAGGGGCAATTCTTGGTAGAATGTTCGGACCGATGGCCGTTGTAACAAAGGCAGCTTCCGTAATTGCGGCTACCACCTCATTCTCCTGGGTTCTGTTATTAAGGCCGGATACGTTATTGATCCGCTCCGACTCCCCACTCTCCGAGGCCATTTTCACGTCATAACCCTTTTCCTCGTTCAATCGATCTATTACTGTATCTGCAATATCAACGAATGTGACATGGTACCCGGATTTAGCAAATAGAGCTCCGATGAATCCACGTCCTATGTTTCCTGCTCCAAAATGGACCGTTTTACTCAATGTTATCATTCCTTTATTAGTTTAGTTTGAAGATAGTCTAAGAACAACTCCTCCAATTTTTCCATTATCAACGCATGATTAGATGAGGAAAAAATCATCATTGATGTCTGATCCTCAATAAGCCCGGTGCTGATCATGCTCAATATCTCCTGCTCCCTATTGCTCAAATCTTCCGGTGCAAGCATGAGTAGTAAACTCTTCATTGCAACCCGACCGCCGTCCATCCCTTTGACGACCGCCGGCTTATCCATATGCGCCACCTGAAACGTCAGCTCTTTGACATTAGCATCACGGCAGTGGAACAGCCCCATACTCGTAGCGGGAATACCGAGTCCACCCATTTGTTCCCGTTCCCTCAACCGATTTATGACTCTATCGGGATAGTCCAGAATTCCGTCCCTGTCTGCTTGTATCACCATTTCTCGCAAAACGTCCCAGTGGCTTTCCGCTTCTTTTTTCCTGAAAACACGGAAATGGTGAAGAATGGAATCCATACTCCGGTGAACATCACGAATTTCTTGAAGAAGTGACTTTACTTTGGTCTTCACAGGCGGCGACGGCTGTTCTTCCTTAGCAGCCGTGCTCCACTCTGCCTTCGTCGTCAATTTATCCACATTATTTTGAAGATACGCTTGAATCACATCAATATCCTCTTCCTTCAGCAATGGATTTGTCAATATATACTCCACTCCTGAAAACGGAAGTCTGACCGTCGAGATGACAATATCATATCGGTTTAGATCTGCATTTTGAAAATCATGAATGGATAAAATATCCACGTCCTGAATCATCGGAAGTTCTTTTTGGATTCTGCTGGCAAGCATTTTGGAAGCCCCGATTCCCGTCGGGCAGACAACTACCGCTTTAATTCTTACCCGCTCCTCTTTCATGACGAGGGCGGAACCGAAATGGAGAACGATAAAGGCAACCTCATCATCTGGGAATTCCATGTCTTCAAATACCGTTTCCAGGCTTCGTTTGACCGCCATGAACAAGACAGGGTACTTTGCTTTTATTTCTTCTTTCAATGGATTATATAAATCCATTTGCTGCTGCAGCCGGAAGATTGAAGGTCCCATATGAGCAACAAGCCCTTGGAAAAGAGAAAAATCATCAGTCATATCTTCATGGAGATTTAATGAAACCTCCCGGATCACTTTCCTGATCATATGGCTGAGGAGAATTTTATCATCATAGATTTTCTGATCGCTCTGAACCTTAGAACCCTTAAGTACAATCGTTAAATACTGGATATCTTCTTCGGTCATCGTTATGTCTTTCTCGAACAACCTGCTTTTTATCCTCTTCACTACCCGGTGTTCCGCCATGGCCTCTTCATCCATGTCTATCGGTTCCAGAAGGTGACCTTCCTGGGTTCTTTGAATGGAAAGACATAAATGGATAAGGAAGCCGAGGTAATCCACATCCACAAGTTTCCACTGTTCTTCTTCAAACGGAACACTTACCGCTTCATCCGCAAGCAGCAGGTATCCGGCATGCAAATAGCCGAGCACATCCTCTCCTCCGTGCTTTTCTTCTTTCAAAAGATAAAACTGCTCCATGATCTCTTCATAGAAATAGGCGAGAATAAAACTTGCAAGAGCCTGACGCATGCTTGTTTCTGATGCCGAAAGCTCCAAGCCGACTCCCCTTTTTTTGGAGATGGCAATCGTGAATTTCTTCAACCAGCTCTCCAAGTCCTCCAAGTGGGCATCCAGAGTTGCAATACTCACCCCAAGTTGGTTGGAGAGGACTTGTTTCTTGAAAGAAGGCCCTTCCCGGAACAGTATGAGAAGAAGTTTCAGCTTTTTTTCTTCCGGGGTTTCATCGGTCGTATGGACGGCGGCGAGGTCCTGAATGAGCTTATAAATGTGTTCATTCCTACCATCAATAAATAAACCTTCTTCTTTTGTCCGCTTCAATGTCAAATGGTACGTTTGAAGAAGCTTTTCAATAGATTTCAAATTTCGTTGAATTGTCCTTCCGCTTACCTCAAGCGCTGCGGAAAGAGAATAGACAGTATGCTTTCCTGATGTTCTTACAATTAAATCGATGATTGCTTTTTCCTTGGATGTAATAAACATGCGATCCTCTCATTTCTTTAAAGGTGCCGGTTAATCTTGTCCATCCATGCAAAGAGAAAGGCGGAAATTCCGCCTTTCTCAAATGTCCATCAATTGCTGCTGATAATATCCTTCAACTCTTTAGCGGTTTTAGCCTGAACCATGCGGTCAACATTGTCCTGTTCCGAACAAATAACAGCAATGCCTGACAAAATTTCCAAATGCGTTCCGTCTTTTCCGGCAATACCGAAGATCAGCTTCGCCGGTTCTCCGTTAAAGTCAACCCCATCCGGGACTTGAATAACGGTAAACCCTGATTTAATGACAGCTTTCTTCGCATTTTCCGTACCATGAGGAATAGCTACATTGTTACCCATATAAGTAGAAGTAATGGTTTCCCGCTCCAGCATAGCTTCTACATAATCGTCTTCCACACAACCGGCCTTAACGAGTGCTTCTCCAGCAAAACGAATGGCCTCCTCTTTTGTGGAAAAGTGCTGGTTTATAAAGATGTTCTCCTCTTTCAAGAGCTCCTCCTCTTGACCGGAAGTCTGTTCTGTCTTTCCATCATTTCCAGCAGCCGGCTCTTTGTTGTCTACCTTGTCGCTGGTGTCTTTCTTCAAGCTCGTAATCAGTTTCTCATATTCCGGGCTTGATAAAAAGTTATCTACGGAAATATGATGAGCGGATGGAAGCTTGCTTTTGGCACGTGGTGTCAATTCTTCCTGTGTAATTACGATTTCCGCATCCGAAGGAAGATTGCTTATTGATGTGTTCGTTACTTTGATATCAAGATCGGCTTCTTTCATCTTTTTACGTAAAAGAGAGGCTCCCATTGCACTTGATCCCATACCTGCATCACAGGCGAAAACAACCTTGCTGACCTCTTGAGGAAGGGTACCCTGATTCAATTGTCCGGAAACAGAGCTCTTTTTCCCTTTCATTTCTTCCATCTTCTTTGTAGCTTGATCGATATCCTCTTCTGCAGCCTTACTTGATTTCAATATGACGGCCGAGACGAGGAAAGAGACGGTTGTCGCTACCAGGATAGCGGCAATGTTTGCCACGTACGACACGCCCTGCGGAGGTGTGACGGCAAGAATAGCGAAAATACTACCAGGGGAAGCTGGTGACACCAAGCCTCCGTTTAAGAGGACCAGCGTAAAGATTCCGCTCATGCCTCCCAGAATTACAGATACAAAGAGCAGCGGCTTCATCAGCACATACGGGAAGTAGATTTCATGAATACCGCCAAAGAAATGGATGATACCTGCTCCAGGTGCCGACCTCTTTGCTGTACCTTTTCCAAAAATCATGAAAGCGAGTAAAACACCAAGACCCGGCCCCGGGTTTGCTTCCAATAAGAACAGGATGGATTTTCCGCCTTGTTGAACCTGTTCCAGCCCGATCGGAGAAAGAACGCCGTGATTGATGGCGTTATTTAAGAACAATATTTTTGCAGGTTCTATGAGAAGACTTGTCAAAGGAAGCAATCCTGCTCCAACCAGCCAGTCCACTCCTGCTACCAGGACTTCTGTAAAGGCGTCAACGGCCGGACCAATACCGAGATAAGCAAGGATGGCCAGCAGGCCACCGAGTATCCCTGCGGAAAAGTTGTTGATGAGCATTTCAAATCCTGCCCGAATTTTACCTTCGATCATCTGGTCGAACTTCTTAATCACCCATGCTCCGAGCGGCCCCATGATCATAGCACCCAGGAACATCGGTGTTTCCGGTGCCCCGACGATCACTCCCATCGTTGCAATGGCACCTACCACTCCTCCACGTTGATCATGGACAAGCTTACCGCCTGTATAACCAATCAATAGAGGCAGCAGATAATAAACCATAGGATCCACCAGATTGGCAAGGCTTTCATTTGGGATAATACCAGTAGGAATAAATAAAGCCGTAATTAATCCCCAAGCAATAAAAGCGCCGATATTAGGCAATACCATTGAACTGAGGAAGTTACCAAACTTCTGAACTTTTACTTTAATGTTTGATTCTGCCACATTCCTCTTCCTTTCATAAATCGTTTATCGTTACATGTTTTATGATAGGATAGCGCTTGCATATTCACAAGAAAGAGGAAAACCAACTTTGTCACCCGGCGGGTGACAAAGTTGGTTTTCCTCATATACTTCTTTTCCACTTATATAATCATTCGTCTTCGCTCAGCCTTTTGAGGGTGTGGTCTACCTATAAAAAGGAAGACCGCTCTGCCTATTCACAAAGCGGTCTTTATCTTATATAAACAAGGGAACAAGCAGACCGGCAAGAAGCAGAATCAGCGCTCCTCCAAGACGGGAAGAAATCTGCGCAAAAGGCATAAGCTCCATACGCTTCGAGGCAGAAAGAACAGCCACATCTCCCGTACCACCCATATTCGCCATACACAGACCAGCTGTAATGGCGGATTCTATTGGATAGAACCCGACCAGCTTTCCAAGCAGACCGGCGCCGATGATCGCACCGAAGACTACCCCGAAGACAGTTAGAATGTAAGGAAGTGTCAACGCTTCGATGACAGTATTTAAATCCGTATAAGCGATACCGATTCCAAATAACAGGGCAAGCGTCCAATTGGATGCAACAAATTTATACCACTGACTGGCACCGTCCAGGACCGTTTGCGGAATGACATCCGCTATTTTCGCTACAGCTACCAGGATAATCATTAACGCATATGGATGAAGAGGAATGAAATCGCCAAGAAGCCCCCCCAGAGAGAAGAATGCTATGGCAGCAAGCATTCCGACACCCATTTTCTTAATGTCGTACGTATGCTTTTCTTCCTTTATTTTGAAACCACTCATCAACTGTCCGTTACCGCTTAAGGAAGGAACCTTTCGACCGAGCATATCCAGCATACTGGCAAGGACGATAGCAAAAACATTGCCCAGAGCGAGTGCGGGAACAAGCATGGAAATATAGTATCCCGGGTCATTTCCCATCAACTCCGAATAAACCTGACTCATTGGCACAGCACCTGCTCCCATACCCCCGCCCATGATCGGCATCGTAATGACTAGTACCGCATCTCGAATGGAAAAACCGGCGATCGCACCAAGCAGGCCGGCAAATAATGCTGCACCAATCAAAGAACCGAAGATCGGAACGAAATAACGCAGCCCGACTTTAACAAGTACCTGCTTATCCATACCGAGAATACTTCCTGTAATGAGTGCGGCGATGTAGAAATTAAGAAAACCGCCATCCGTCATGAACGTGGTCATGCTGTCGACCGAAGCCGCCGGGAGCCAGTTCATATAGACCATAAATGCTGCTCCGAAAATGGCTACGATCGCTCCCCCGCCAAGGAACGTTTTAACGATCGGTGTATGGTCGCCGATCCAACCAAGCAGTTCTCCGAGAACGATCATGAGGAGAAGACTGCCGATCATACCACCGGGAAGATTACCAGTATATAAACTAACCAACGTGATTACAGCAAAAATTCCGAACCATACTACCGGTAACCCGAAGATTTTCGGCGTTCTTTTCTCCTGCTTTAATTCCGTGACATTTCCTGTCTGCTTTTGCTCATACATATTACCTGCTGTTTGCGCCATTTCACCACTCCCTTTATAGTAAGCGTTTTCAATTGTTGAACCTATCATAAGAAATTCTGTTATTTATGAACATATTGTGAAATTAATTTATTTATTGAAACTAAAAAAAGCAGCTGCGGAAGCTGCTTTCATAAGTATGGATGGAGGACATGATCCTGCCCTTCTTTCGTCTGATAGAGATATATCGGACGCCCTACACCGTAACTGAGCGTCTCCTCCAGGTATTGTATTCGACTCAAAAATTTCAAATACTTACGGATCGACACCCTTGAAATGGCGGTTGCATCCGAGAGATCTTCCGTCGAGAAGGTTTCCCCCTTTCTAGCCTGAATTGCTTTATGAACGCGGTGAAGCGTGTTCTTCGTCAACCCTTTCGGGAGTTCTGCCGGAAGAGGAGACGCTTCCGACGAAGGCCGCAGCCATGAATCCAGATCTCTTTGACTCATATGGTCTTTCTGAATCCATTTACTCCGCCGCCCTTTATATCGCAATACGGCCTCTTCAAACCTTTCAAATTCAAACGGCTTGATCAAATAATCAATGGCACCATAACGCATTGCTTTTTGTATATGTTCCCTGTCGGACGCTGCCGTTATCAGGATGACATCGACATTCGCATTACGGTTGCGAATTTCTTTCAACAGTTCCAAACCGTTCATTTTGGGCATGTATATATCCAGAAGTACCAGATCAACCGCTGCATCTTCCAAATATGGAAGAACGTTCTCACTTTCTTTGATGACTTTTACCGTCGTAAAACCTTCCATTTGGTGGATATACTGCTTATTCAATTCTCCCACCATGGGATCGTCTTCCACGATCAGAACTTTAATCATGATATTTCCCTCCTGGTTCGTATGGCAGAAGCACCGTAAAGGTCATGCCGCCCGAATCGTTTCTCTCCATTTCCAGCGTACCACCTTCTTCTTCGACCGTTTTATTAACCAAGAACAGGCCGAAGCCTCTGTGGAATCCTTCCTTGGTTGAAAAACCCTTCTCCAGAATTTTATTTTCAGCTCCCCTTGGAATCCCTGTTCCTTGATCTTCTACAGCAGCCTCCAGCAGGCCGTCGATATAAGAAAGGAAGACGCGGATCCGTTTACGACCGCTGTTTTCGGAACTTTCGATTGCGTTATCGATTAAATTACCTAGAATGGTAATTAATTTGTGTGAAAAAGCCGGATCTTTAGATGGCGGGATCTCCGTCTCGCACTCGATGGTCATTCCAACCTGCGCTTCCCTCGCATAACTGATCTTGCCGATAAGAAAACCTGCCAAGGCGGAATCTTTAATATACTTCGTCACATGACCGACCTCATGCGCCTGATGCTCCACAAGGGTTCCGATGAACTCCTTCAACCGTTCATATTCTCTCATTTCGATTAATCCAAGCAGGACGTGCAGTTGATTCATGAACTCGTGGGACTGGGCTCTCAGCGTGTCTGCATAGAGCTTAACGCCGGTCAGTTCCTCTGCCAGCCTGTTCACTTCCGTCTTGTCTCTGAACGTCGCAATGGCACCGATCACTTCCTCTTGAACGATTAACGGGACCCTGTTTGTAATAATGGCCACCCCGTTGATTACCTGCTCTTCATCCAATTCGCCCTCTTTCGTACTTAAAACCCGCTCCAAAGAAGTTCCCGGCAGAAAATCATGGATGACCATCCCAATCGGTTCTTTGGCTCCCAGACCCGCTTTTCGAAAGATCCGCCGCGCCGACTCATTGACGATCACAATTACTCCATCATGGTCAATTGCAATAATACCTTCTCTCACCGAGTGAAGCATTTGGTTACGCTCTTCATGAATTCTTGCAATGGCATAGGGCTCCAGTCCGAATAAACTCCGTTTAATATACCAAGCCAGCAGAAAAGCACCAGCGATACCGATCAGCACACCGATGATCGATCCAATAAGAATCTGCCGCTGGTTTTGATGAATCGATTCTTCCACCGCCTCAAGAGAAATACCGACGGACACCGCTCCGATTTGTTCGCCCTTTCTGTTTATTACTGGAGCAAAAGCGCGCAGCGACTGCCCGAGTGTACCTTCCGACTTCGATACGTAAGTCTTCCCTTCGAGCACCCTTTGCTCATCTCCTCCTTGAAACGGCTTTCCAATCAAGGATTGGTTTGGATGAGAAAGGCGGATCCCGTTCATATCCATGACAACAATAAATAACACGTCAGAAGCTTCCTGTACCGACATGGTATATTCCTGTATATCCATGTCCGCTTCCCCATTCTCCAGTTCCTGCTGAACCAGTCTCGACTGGGCCACTGTCTTGGAAACGATCCCGGCCTTTTCTTCCAGCTGGTTCTCTATGTCACTGCCGGTCGACCGGGTAATTAAGAGATCTGTTATCAACAAAGATAAGAGCACGACCAGGCAGACGAATATCATAATAATCGTGCTGAGTTTCATGCGTGGTTTTGACATAGGACCCCCTCATTTCCGACCTAAGTTTAATCGACTTTCTATATCATACCAAAAGAATACTGGGATGAAACCAGGAGGACCGTCAAAAAAACACCGGTTCCTGTTTTCGGAACCGGTGTACGTTCTAATTTATATGCTTTGTTTCAAGCCTGTCCACTTTTCCTTCCACCGCTCCTCCTCCAAATAAGCGGGCAGCATTGGAATGAAATATCGTAGTTATCTGTTCTGATGAAAGGATCCCCTTCTCAAGGAGCTCCGGGAGGATATTTTTAAAGATATGATCAGGATGCCAATTGGCAAGCAGGGATTGTAAAGTTTCCGGAAGAACGGGCTCCCTTCCCCACCATGTGTTTACCGTATCGTGAGCAAGAAACAACTGATCTTCATAGCCCATGCCTACAAGGGCCGTTAATACAGCAAGCCTCTCTTCATCTTCCGGTGCGCCAACAATGCCTTGAAGTCCAAAACGGTCGAGTGCCACATACGCTCCCTTTTTCAATACTTGTAAATGCTGATTTAAGTCACTTGTGCCACACATATGACCAATGACGACCTTCTCCGGAATCGCGCCCTCGTCTATCAGGAAGTTTATCTGCTCCGGTCCCATCGTTCCCTCCTGGGTATGTGTCAAAAGGACAATCCCCGTCTCTTTTTGAACCCGCACCGCTGCCCGGAAAAACATTTGCTCATACTCCGTGATCCGGCCCTTGCTTGATGCCAATTTAATAATTCCGGGTTTAATTCCCGTGCCTTCGATCCCTTCCGTAATCTCTGTCATGAACATACTATAGATATCTTCTTCCGCTGTACCGAGCTGTTGTCGAAACTGGAAGTAAGGCGTTGCTCCTTCTCCTTCATAATAAAACCCCGTCGCGCAGATGATATGAAGGCCTGTAGCTTCAGACACCGCTCTCAACAACTTCACATCTCTCCCGCACTCATTAGGCGTGGGATCGACAACCGTTTGGACGCCGTGTTCCATCATCAAAGCCGCCGTTTTTATGCCCTGTGCTTTCTTCTCGTCAAAATCGAAGCCGCCAAGTGTCAAGTCCCCGTG
This sequence is a window from Bacillus sp. SB49. Protein-coding genes within it:
- a CDS encoding PTS mannitol transporter subunit IICBA gives rise to the protein MAESNIKVKVQKFGNFLSSMVLPNIGAFIAWGLITALFIPTGIIPNESLANLVDPMVYYLLPLLIGYTGGKLVHDQRGGVVGAIATMGVIVGAPETPMFLGAMIMGPLGAWVIKKFDQMIEGKIRAGFEMLINNFSAGILGGLLAILAYLGIGPAVDAFTEVLVAGVDWLVGAGLLPLTSLLIEPAKILFLNNAINHGVLSPIGLEQVQQGGKSILFLLEANPGPGLGVLLAFMIFGKGTAKRSAPGAGIIHFFGGIHEIYFPYVLMKPLLFVSVILGGMSGIFTLVLLNGGLVSPASPGSIFAILAVTPPQGVSYVANIAAILVATTVSFLVSAVILKSSKAAEEDIDQATKKMEEMKGKKSSVSGQLNQGTLPQEVSKVVFACDAGMGSSAMGASLLRKKMKEADLDIKVTNTSISNLPSDAEIVITQEELTPRAKSKLPSAHHISVDNFLSSPEYEKLITSLKKDTSDKVDNKEPAAGNDGKTEQTSGQEEELLKEENIFINQHFSTKEEAIRFAGEALVKAGCVEDDYVEAMLERETITSTYMGNNVAIPHGTENAKKAVIKSGFTVIQVPDGVDFNGEPAKLIFGIAGKDGTHLEILSGIAVICSEQDNVDRMVQAKTAKELKDIISSN
- a CDS encoding response regulator; protein product: MIKVLIVEDDPMVGELNKQYIHQMEGFTTVKVIKESENVLPYLEDAAVDLVLLDIYMPKMNGLELLKEIRNRNANVDVILITAASDREHIQKAMRYGAIDYLIKPFEFERFEEAVLRYKGRRSKWIQKDHMSQRDLDSWLRPSSEASPLPAELPKGLTKNTLHRVHKAIQARKGETFSTEDLSDATAISRVSIRKYLKFLSRIQYLEETLSYGVGRPIYLYQTKEGQDHVLHPYL
- a CDS encoding 2-hydroxycarboxylate transporter family protein; translated protein: MAQTAGNMYEQKQTGNVTELKQEKRTPKIFGLPVVWFGIFAVITLVSLYTGNLPGGMIGSLLLMIVLGELLGWIGDHTPIVKTFLGGGAIVAIFGAAFMVYMNWLPAASVDSMTTFMTDGGFLNFYIAALITGSILGMDKQVLVKVGLRYFVPIFGSLIGAALFAGLLGAIAGFSIRDAVLVITMPIMGGGMGAGAVPMSQVYSELMGNDPGYYISMLVPALALGNVFAIVLASMLDMLGRKVPSLSGNGQLMSGFKIKEEKHTYDIKKMGVGMLAAIAFFSLGGLLGDFIPLHPYALMIILVAVAKIADVIPQTVLDGASQWYKFVASNWTLALLFGIGIAYTDLNTVIEALTLPYILTVFGVVFGAIIGAGLLGKLVGFYPIESAITAGLCMANMGGTGDVAVLSASKRMELMPFAQISSRLGGALILLLAGLLVPLFI
- the dcuS gene encoding DcuS/MalK family sensor histidine kinase; translated protein: MSKPRMKLSTIIMIFVCLVVLLSLLITDLLITRSTGSDIENQLEEKAGIVSKTVAQSRLVQQELENGEADMDIQEYTMSVQEASDVLFIVVMDMNGIRLSHPNQSLIGKPFQGGDEQRVLEGKTYVSKSEGTLGQSLRAFAPVINRKGEQIGAVSVGISLEAVEESIHQNQRQILIGSIIGVLIGIAGAFLLAWYIKRSLFGLEPYAIARIHEERNQMLHSVREGIIAIDHDGVIVIVNESARRIFRKAGLGAKEPIGMVIHDFLPGTSLERVLSTKEGELDEEQVINGVAIITNRVPLIVQEEVIGAIATFRDKTEVNRLAEELTGVKLYADTLRAQSHEFMNQLHVLLGLIEMREYERLKEFIGTLVEHQAHEVGHVTKYIKDSALAGFLIGKISYAREAQVGMTIECETEIPPSKDPAFSHKLITILGNLIDNAIESSENSGRKRIRVFLSYIDGLLEAAVEDQGTGIPRGAENKILEKGFSTKEGFHRGFGLFLVNKTVEEEGGTLEMERNDSGGMTFTVLLPYEPGGKYHD